The proteins below are encoded in one region of Nitrospinota bacterium:
- a CDS encoding cytochrome b/b6 domain-containing protein, which produces MNKTVIRFTPSERWFHNIVMFTFIFLLITGLSMIVHNLLGKHNESRHFLSVAHKVMSVLFMAGPPLAFLLGNKKVWRENLSIITSFTRRDAEWLLKKPFKTIRKGIDLPAEDKFNPGQKVWAIIAISGSVTLVLSGVVIWMFESAILGLFIHTSLTVVMAITLSGHVFMALINRDTRPGIGSIIDGEVDAEWAMHHHPLWMERMAKERVMGKLGDNQPPGPSGKA; this is translated from the coding sequence ATGAATAAGACGGTGATAAGGTTCACCCCGTCGGAGCGGTGGTTCCACAATATTGTCATGTTCACCTTTATTTTTCTTCTGATTACCGGCCTTTCGATGATCGTCCACAACCTTTTGGGAAAGCATAACGAATCCCGTCACTTCCTTTCCGTGGCCCACAAGGTCATGAGCGTGCTGTTTATGGCAGGCCCGCCGCTTGCCTTTCTTTTGGGAAATAAAAAAGTTTGGCGGGAAAACTTGAGCATAATCACATCCTTCACCCGTCGCGACGCCGAATGGCTTTTAAAAAAACCGTTCAAGACAATACGCAAGGGGATAGACCTGCCCGCGGAGGACAAGTTCAACCCGGGCCAGAAAGTCTGGGCCATTATCGCCATTTCCGGCTCTGTCACTCTCGTTCTCAGCGGCGTGGTCATATGGATGTTCGAATCGGCGATACTTGGCCTTTTCATCCATACGTCCCTAACCGTGGTGATGGCGATCACCCTGTCCGGCCACGTTTTCATGGCGCTCATCAACCGGGACACACGGCCCGGGATAGGGTCGATAATAGACGGCGAGGTGGACGCGGAATGGGCGATGCATCATCATCCGCTATGGATGGAGCGGATGGCAAAGGAAAGGGTGATGGGGAAACTTGGGGACAATCAGCCGCCCGGGCCTTCCGGCAAGGCTTGA
- a CDS encoding GIY-YIG nuclease family protein, protein MTDSGLYAIVLNFERPVVVEIGKLGKVRFPAGSYVYVGSAKRGLSKRIARHSRKTKPLRWHIDYLRARAGFHGSSPFPGALGECRLAVAVREILEGRVFPAGFGSSDCRCGGHLIHTGKPADKTLELVCALGKIPAGSPAFNNDERPFAPKRLALPNQLN, encoded by the coding sequence ATGACCGATTCCGGCCTGTACGCCATCGTATTGAATTTTGAGCGCCCGGTGGTGGTGGAAATCGGAAAGCTTGGCAAAGTCCGGTTCCCCGCGGGAAGTTACGTTTATGTGGGGAGCGCAAAACGCGGACTTTCCAAGCGGATCGCCCGCCATTCAAGAAAGACCAAGCCATTAAGGTGGCATATAGACTATCTTCGCGCCCGGGCCGGTTTCCATGGTTCGTCTCCTTTTCCCGGCGCGCTAGGGGAGTGCCGGTTGGCCGTGGCAGTGCGGGAGATTCTGGAAGGCCGCGTTTTCCCCGCCGGATTCGGCTCATCGGACTGCCGGTGCGGGGGGCATCTGATACATACAGGCAAACCGGCGGACAAAACTCTTGAACTTGTCTGCGCCCTGGGCAAAATACCCGCGGGTTCGCCTGCATTTAATAACGATGAGCGCCCCTTTGCGCCAAAACGTTTGGCTTTGCCAAACCAGTTGAATTAG